Proteins co-encoded in one Sulfurimonas sp. HSL1-2 genomic window:
- a CDS encoding TolC family protein, translating into MKLATLLCATALSLAAATAQNGGLALDQAIDLLKAQNLEIKAATYDVQSAHERASQAGGQHWGSLDFIQNIARSDDAGNVFGFKLTGREANFGDFGFSDFIACQGATPPAYCTDGTLLDRQPEALNYPADRNFFQSKLQYTLPLYVGGKISAYVEAAEGMERLKRLDKTKLLNEKIYETRKAFYDMRLLDEALSNLKTIYDNIGTLEAMTESMIKEGYAKRTDLLEVQAKKSNVARSIHQMEANEALLYHYLSFLLDQPVSAITLPASDVPMPPLETADVIAANIDVKRAQTGLEIRESMQDVALSDYLPMVGLQADVQTAADSFEHYAADKGSYTVGIQLKWNLFAGGSDYAAYEEARIETLKTKTQIDLAKKGIALQVDKIHTEIKSLDYEIDALSKELALANEIYASYEARYREQIASMSDVVIKQSQQLEKVLALLEVKNKRTERVFALEKLANGVTQ; encoded by the coding sequence ATGAAACTGGCAACTCTGCTCTGCGCTACGGCCCTCAGCCTCGCGGCTGCGACGGCCCAAAACGGGGGCCTGGCTCTGGACCAAGCCATCGACCTGCTCAAGGCACAGAACCTCGAGATCAAAGCCGCGACCTACGACGTACAAAGCGCGCACGAGCGTGCTTCACAGGCCGGGGGACAGCACTGGGGTTCCCTCGACTTCATCCAGAACATCGCCCGCTCCGACGATGCCGGCAACGTCTTCGGTTTCAAACTGACCGGGCGCGAAGCGAATTTCGGTGATTTCGGTTTCAGTGACTTTATTGCCTGTCAAGGAGCCACACCGCCGGCCTACTGTACGGACGGAACACTACTCGACCGTCAGCCCGAAGCGCTGAACTACCCCGCCGACCGCAACTTCTTCCAGAGCAAACTGCAGTACACCCTGCCCCTTTACGTCGGCGGGAAGATCAGCGCCTACGTCGAAGCGGCCGAGGGGATGGAGCGCCTCAAACGCCTGGACAAAACGAAGCTGCTCAACGAGAAGATCTACGAAACCCGCAAAGCCTTCTACGATATGCGCCTGCTTGACGAGGCGCTCTCCAACCTGAAGACGATCTACGACAACATCGGCACCCTTGAGGCGATGACGGAGTCGATGATCAAGGAGGGGTACGCCAAACGCACCGACCTGCTTGAGGTCCAGGCGAAGAAGTCCAACGTCGCACGCTCCATCCACCAGATGGAGGCGAACGAGGCGCTGCTCTACCACTACCTCAGCTTCCTGCTCGACCAGCCGGTAAGCGCCATCACCCTGCCCGCTTCCGACGTCCCCATGCCGCCGCTCGAAACGGCGGACGTCATCGCCGCCAACATCGACGTCAAACGGGCGCAGACGGGCCTGGAAATCCGTGAAAGCATGCAGGATGTCGCCCTGTCGGATTACCTGCCGATGGTCGGACTCCAGGCCGATGTCCAGACGGCCGCCGACAGTTTCGAGCATTATGCCGCCGACAAAGGCTCCTACACCGTCGGTATCCAGCTCAAATGGAACCTCTTCGCCGGCGGCAGCGACTATGCCGCCTATGAAGAGGCCCGTATCGAGACCCTCAAGACCAAAACCCAGATCGACCTCGCCAAAAAAGGGATCGCCCTTCAGGTCGACAAGATCCACACGGAGATCAAATCGCTCGACTACGAGATCGACGCCCTCTCCAAAGAGCTGGCCCTGGCCAACGAGATCTACGCCAGCTACGAAGCGCGCTACCGCGAGCAGATCGCTTCCATGAGCGACGTCGTCATCAAACAGTCCCAGCAGCTTGAGAAGGTCCTTGCGCTGCTGGAAGTCAAAAACAAACGGACCGAACGGGTTTTTGCCCTTGAAAAACTTGCCAACGGAGTCACACAATGA
- a CDS encoding tyrosine-type recombinase/integrase, with protein sequence MSGPLEAFIEYITVTKALSKRTVEAYRSDLEQLEKAAERPLLSLETADVLKLLGGIANKRTLNRKLSSLNAFFAFCHSRRFTAEAEKFALAKIPKQLPKFLSYDAIDQGVAAIGTEKWTDLRDRALILFLYATGVRISEALAVEPSDFEGEWLRVRHGKGEKERLVPVAEAARRLIDRYLDAVPFERNQLWLNHRGKPLSRVSAYKITQKYLGVSPHVLRHSYATALILGGADLRVVQELLGHASLLTTQVYTHVQKQNLKETVLRYHPYSKS encoded by the coding sequence GTGTCCGGTCCGCTCGAAGCCTTTATCGAATACATCACCGTTACAAAGGCCCTCAGCAAGCGGACGGTCGAGGCTTACCGCTCCGACCTCGAACAGCTCGAGAAGGCGGCGGAACGTCCGCTGCTCTCCCTGGAGACCGCCGACGTGCTGAAACTGCTCGGCGGGATCGCCAACAAACGCACCCTCAACCGCAAACTCTCCTCCCTCAACGCCTTTTTCGCTTTCTGCCATTCGCGCCGCTTTACGGCGGAGGCGGAGAAGTTCGCGCTGGCGAAGATCCCCAAGCAGCTGCCGAAGTTTCTCAGTTACGATGCGATCGATCAGGGGGTCGCGGCCATCGGGACGGAGAAGTGGACGGACCTGCGCGACCGGGCGCTGATCCTGTTCCTTTACGCGACGGGGGTGCGCATCAGCGAGGCACTGGCCGTCGAGCCCAGCGATTTCGAAGGGGAGTGGCTGCGGGTACGCCACGGCAAAGGGGAGAAAGAGCGGCTGGTCCCCGTCGCCGAGGCGGCACGCCGCCTGATCGACCGTTACCTCGATGCGGTGCCCTTTGAGCGCAACCAACTCTGGCTGAACCACAGGGGCAAGCCGCTCAGCCGCGTTTCCGCCTATAAGATCACCCAGAAGTACCTCGGCGTCTCGCCCCATGTCCTGCGCCACTCCTATGCGACGGCACTGATCCTCGGCGGGGCGGACCTGCGGGTCGTCCAGGAGCTGCTGGGGCACGCTTCGCTGCTGACGACGCAGGTCTATACCCATGTACAGAAACAGAACCTCAAAGAGACCGTCCTGCGTTACCACCCCTACAGCAAATCCTGA
- a CDS encoding M15 family metallopeptidase codes for MAPLPRLFLAAFLTLPLRADEMPEAFVAIDDTAPGIAVEARYFTTDNFVGARIDGYEAPRCYLTRPAAAALSKADAALAPFGLGLKVFDCYRPQRAVDHFVRWAKDLGDTKMKARYYPRVAKNVLFKEGYIAARSGHSRGSTVDLTLIDRESGSELDMGTGFDFFGPESWPSSMAVTAQQRANRLLLRSVMTRAGFRPLQEEWWHFTLEDEPFPERYFDFPVR; via the coding sequence ATGGCACCCCTCCCCCGACTGTTCCTGGCGGCGTTTCTCACCCTCCCCCTGCGGGCGGACGAGATGCCCGAGGCGTTCGTCGCGATCGATGACACCGCCCCCGGAATCGCCGTCGAGGCGCGCTACTTCACGACCGATAATTTCGTCGGTGCCCGGATCGACGGCTACGAAGCCCCCCGCTGCTACCTGACCCGCCCGGCGGCAGCGGCCCTCTCAAAGGCCGACGCCGCCCTTGCCCCCTTCGGCCTCGGCCTTAAAGTGTTCGACTGCTACCGTCCCCAGCGCGCCGTCGACCACTTCGTACGTTGGGCCAAGGATCTCGGTGATACGAAAATGAAGGCGCGCTACTATCCCCGTGTCGCCAAAAACGTGCTCTTCAAAGAGGGATATATCGCGGCCCGTTCGGGGCATTCGCGCGGCAGCACGGTCGACCTGACCCTGATCGACCGTGAAAGCGGCAGTGAACTGGACATGGGCACGGGGTTCGATTTTTTCGGGCCGGAGTCGTGGCCCAGTAGTATGGCGGTGACGGCGCAGCAGCGTGCAAACCGTCTGCTGCTGCGCAGTGTGATGACCCGCGCCGGGTTCCGGCCGCTTCAAGAGGAGTGGTGGCACTTTACGCTGGAAGATGAACCCTTCCCGGAACGCTATTTCGATTTTCCCGTCCGCTAG
- a CDS encoding c-type cytochrome yields the protein MRCSGLKHGAVFAVSILVLGAWPLAAEGGKADIERGRYVATMMGCNDCHTPNYIMAEGKVPEALWLTGSPFGWRGPWGTTYATNLRMRLAGMTEDEWVMKAKQLKARPPMPWFNLNQMKEEDMRAFYRYVRHLGVAGADAPAYVPPNEEPNPPYATFPSPPPAK from the coding sequence ATGCGCTGCTCAGGATTGAAACATGGGGCTGTCTTCGCCGTCTCCATACTGGTATTGGGTGCCTGGCCGCTCGCTGCAGAAGGGGGAAAAGCCGACATCGAACGCGGACGCTACGTGGCAACGATGATGGGGTGCAATGACTGCCATACCCCCAATTACATCATGGCCGAGGGGAAGGTGCCCGAAGCCCTCTGGCTGACGGGGAGCCCGTTCGGGTGGCGGGGCCCCTGGGGAACGACCTACGCGACGAACCTCCGCATGCGCCTGGCGGGGATGACGGAGGATGAGTGGGTGATGAAAGCGAAACAGCTCAAAGCGCGCCCGCCGATGCCTTGGTTCAACCTGAACCAGATGAAAGAGGAGGATATGCGGGCGTTTTACCGCTATGTCAGGCACCTGGGCGTCGCCGGCGCGGATGCACCGGCCTACGTGCCGCCGAATGAAGAACCGAACCCGCCTTACGCGACCTTCCCGTCACCGCCACCGGCAAAGTGA
- a CDS encoding radical SAM protein, producing MIATLVLKLTETCNLDCTYCYMFNSEDKTYTRVPKYLPLETGLQVLDHIGAYLWRHPGHRIRLVLHGGEPSLWPETSMTPFLEAVAALRNETQRLSLGFQTNLYDYDAGLLSRVAAAGGSIGVSLDGPGAYNDRRRVTKGGNGSYARVAENLRRLEADGLLDAFGGVLSVADPEIPPETYLEWVGTLPKKRVSVLWPIHYNHDAPPQHDYGAWYAELFRLWSAADDPSIDIRIFRDAIKRMLGSAHHGDGVGGDRLNSIVVNTDGQYERHDYLRYFADGAVRTAYNVREHGLETAANDAVIRRCADLRDTLPEECRICEHSEVCGGGFVANRLGGAGVDFSRKSVMCGDHRRFFDAVRSYLG from the coding sequence ATGATCGCCACGCTTGTACTCAAACTGACCGAAACGTGCAATCTCGACTGCACCTACTGCTACATGTTCAACTCCGAAGACAAGACCTATACACGTGTCCCGAAGTATCTGCCGCTCGAGACAGGTCTGCAGGTCCTTGATCATATCGGCGCCTACCTCTGGCGTCACCCCGGACACCGGATCCGCCTGGTACTGCACGGCGGCGAACCCTCTTTGTGGCCGGAGACGTCCATGACGCCTTTCCTTGAAGCCGTCGCCGCGCTGCGCAATGAGACGCAGCGGCTCAGCCTCGGCTTTCAGACCAATCTGTACGACTACGATGCCGGGCTGCTCTCACGCGTCGCGGCGGCGGGCGGTTCCATCGGCGTGAGTCTCGACGGACCGGGCGCCTACAACGACCGGCGGCGGGTAACAAAGGGCGGGAATGGGAGCTATGCACGGGTCGCGGAAAACCTGCGCCGCCTCGAAGCCGACGGCTTGCTGGACGCTTTCGGGGGTGTGCTCAGCGTGGCGGACCCGGAGATCCCGCCCGAAACTTACCTGGAGTGGGTCGGGACGCTGCCGAAAAAGCGGGTCAGCGTACTCTGGCCCATCCACTATAACCACGACGCGCCGCCGCAGCATGACTACGGTGCCTGGTACGCCGAACTGTTCCGGCTCTGGAGCGCGGCGGACGACCCGTCGATCGATATCCGGATCTTCCGGGACGCCATCAAACGGATGCTGGGCTCCGCACACCACGGCGACGGCGTCGGCGGCGACCGACTCAACAGCATCGTCGTCAACACCGACGGGCAGTATGAGCGCCATGACTACCTGCGCTATTTTGCCGACGGGGCGGTGCGGACGGCGTACAACGTCCGGGAACACGGCCTGGAAACGGCCGCAAACGATGCGGTCATCCGCCGCTGCGCCGACCTGCGCGATACGCTGCCGGAGGAGTGCAGGATCTGTGAGCACTCCGAGGTGTGCGGTGGCGGGTTCGTCGCCAACCGGCTCGGGGGCGCGGGGGTCGATTTTTCACGCAAATCGGTGATGTGCGGCGACCATCGCCGTTTTTTCGACGCGGTGCGCTCCTATCTCGGGTAA
- a CDS encoding YbhB/YbcL family Raf kinase inhibitor-like protein — MKVLTGLLLLAATWLYAGNFTLKSSDLQGQLTMKEVFNGFGCSGQNVSPSLNWEGAPEGTKSFAVTVYDPDAPTGSGWWHWVVFNLPATVTSLPSGAGNDAKGLPKGAVQSMTSFGQAGFGGACPPVGDRPHRYVFTVYALDVAELDLDASAMPALVGYMLNAHAVAKASLMAYYGR; from the coding sequence ATGAAAGTACTGACGGGTCTATTGCTGTTGGCCGCGACATGGCTGTATGCTGGGAATTTCACGCTCAAAAGCAGCGATCTGCAGGGGCAGCTGACCATGAAAGAGGTCTTTAACGGTTTCGGGTGCAGCGGGCAGAACGTTTCACCGTCCCTGAACTGGGAAGGCGCCCCCGAAGGCACGAAGAGTTTCGCCGTGACCGTTTACGACCCGGACGCCCCGACGGGCAGCGGCTGGTGGCACTGGGTCGTTTTCAACCTTCCCGCTACCGTCACCTCCCTGCCTTCCGGGGCCGGGAACGACGCCAAAGGGCTGCCAAAAGGTGCCGTGCAGAGCATGACGAGCTTCGGGCAGGCCGGCTTCGGCGGCGCCTGCCCGCCGGTCGGCGACCGGCCGCACCGCTACGTTTTCACGGTCTATGCCCTCGACGTCGCCGAGCTTGACCTTGACGCTTCGGCGATGCCGGCGCTGGTCGGCTACATGCTCAATGCCCATGCGGTTGCCAAGGCATCGCTGATGGCTTACTACGGCCGATAA
- a CDS encoding DUF2238 domain-containing protein: MGRSAGLVWIAVFAAVLLWSGIAPKDRLTWGLEVAPAVIGAVVLAATYRRFPLTPLLYWLILVHCIILMVGGHYTYAEVPYFDGFLQSARNNYDKLGHFAQGFVPALIAREVIVRLEVIRGEGWRFFFIIAFCLGLSAFYELIEWWVALLSDEAADAFLGTQGYIWDTQSDMGYALFGALSALLFMRRWHDRQLQQYVFGGGVKGG, encoded by the coding sequence ATGGGGCGCAGTGCGGGGTTGGTATGGATTGCGGTGTTTGCCGCGGTCCTGCTCTGGTCCGGGATCGCACCGAAAGACCGCCTGACCTGGGGGCTGGAAGTGGCCCCCGCCGTCATCGGCGCCGTCGTGCTGGCGGCAACCTACCGCCGCTTCCCGCTGACGCCGCTGCTCTACTGGCTGATCCTCGTACACTGCATCATCCTCATGGTCGGCGGCCACTACACCTATGCGGAAGTCCCGTATTTCGACGGCTTTTTGCAGAGCGCACGCAACAACTACGACAAGCTCGGCCATTTTGCGCAGGGATTCGTTCCGGCGCTGATCGCGCGGGAAGTGATCGTCCGCCTGGAGGTGATCCGGGGTGAGGGATGGCGCTTTTTCTTCATTATCGCCTTCTGCCTGGGACTGAGCGCATTTTATGAACTCATCGAATGGTGGGTCGCGCTGCTCAGCGACGAGGCTGCCGATGCCTTCCTGGGGACGCAGGGCTATATCTGGGATACGCAATCGGATATGGGGTATGCACTCTTCGGCGCGCTCTCTGCGCTGCTGTTCATGCGACGCTGGCACGACCGTCAGCTGCAGCAATACGTTTTCGGCGGAGGGGTGAAAGGTGGTTGA